In Streptomyces sannanensis, the DNA window CCAGCGCCCTCCTGGTCGCACTGGAGGCGCTGGACATCGGCCCCGGTGACGAGGTCATCGTTCCCGTGATGACCTGGGTGGCGCCGGTCTCCACGGTGCTGCGTGTCGGGGCACTGCCGGTCGTCGTCGATGTCGACCCGGAGACTGGATGCATCACGCCCGAAGCGATCAAAGCTGCGCTCTCGGACAAGACCAAGGCCGTGATCACCGTGCATCTCGCGGCCACGATCGCGGACCTCGACGGGATCACAGAGGTCGTCGAGGAGGCCGGCATCTCCCTCATCGAGGACTGCGCGCAGGCCCACGGAGCCAGGTGGCGCGGCCGTGCCGTCGGTAGTTTCGGAGCTCTGGGGGCCTTCAGCTTCCAGAACGGCAAGGTCCTCACGGGTGGCGAAGGCGGCGCCGTGGTCACCTCCGACGAGCGCCTCTATCACCGGGTCCAACAGCTGCGGGCCGACTCCCGCAAGTACCCGGACAGCGACGTCGTGCCCGGCGGCCATGAGCTCGAAGAAGTCGGCGAAGTGATGGGCGGCAACTACTGCATGTCGGAGCTGTCCGCCGGCGTCCTGCTCGACCAGCTTCCAAGACTCGACGCTCAGCACGAGCACCGCGAGAAGGTAGCGGCGGAACTTGAGGCTGGGCTCGCCCAACTGGGAGACTTCGGCCCGATCCCGTTGCCGAAGCAGGCCGACAAACGCTCCATTTACGAGTACGGTGTCCGGTTCCGCCCTGGAACGTTCGGAAACGTATCGGCCCAACGCATTGCCGATGCGGTCAGCGCGGAGCTGAACATGGCCTGGTGGCCGCCGGACCTGCCACTGCACCGCAGCGTGATGCTGCACCCGCACACCAAGCGGCGGTTCGCCCCCGTCTGGACCGAGGAAGGGCGCCGTCGGGCGCTCGGCCGCACGTACGAGGGAGCGGAGCAATACCGGGACACCACCCTCGTCTTCCACCATCAGGCGCTGCTCGGTGACACCTCGGACGCCCAGGACATGCTCCGCGCGCTGGAGAAGGTGCGGGCTCTCAGTCACCAGCTTTGAATCCTCGGCGCGCCCGGTGCCGTCCACCGCAGATCTGCATCTCTCGGGGACGGCGCCGGGCACGAGGACCGCGCGCCGGCTAGCTCCGGTCGGCTGCTGCCGTCTCAGGCTCCCCGGACTCGGACCCGGTGGCCTGCGG includes these proteins:
- a CDS encoding DegT/DnrJ/EryC1/StrS family aminotransferase; translated protein: MSKLAIHGGDPVRGQHRAWPSWPQYDEATERALIAALRSRRWGLSWPSDGTQARERRFAAEFARYNDVPYCVSVDHGSSALLVALEALDIGPGDEVIVPVMTWVAPVSTVLRVGALPVVVDVDPETGCITPEAIKAALSDKTKAVITVHLAATIADLDGITEVVEEAGISLIEDCAQAHGARWRGRAVGSFGALGAFSFQNGKVLTGGEGGAVVTSDERLYHRVQQLRADSRKYPDSDVVPGGHELEEVGEVMGGNYCMSELSAGVLLDQLPRLDAQHEHREKVAAELEAGLAQLGDFGPIPLPKQADKRSIYEYGVRFRPGTFGNVSAQRIADAVSAELNMAWWPPDLPLHRSVMLHPHTKRRFAPVWTEEGRRRALGRTYEGAEQYRDTTLVFHHQALLGDTSDAQDMLRALEKVRALSHQL